The Bacteroidales bacterium DNA segment CAACAATTTGCTTGCTTTACTCATAATATTCTATTTAACCCTTTTGTATTTTTTTTATATCAATACTAAAAGCCTACTAATCAATATTCTATAAAAACACATTATCAACAAATATACAAAAGGGGCTGCCGGAAAGGCAGCCCTTTGATGAATTAATCCTAAAAAACCTCTAAATGCAATCCATCATCACTATTCAGGCTTTTCCTGGTCGTAAATACTGGAAATCTGTGATTCGGTCAGGATTGTATTGTAAAACCTGATTTCATCCAGTTTGCCATGTAAATAGCCACCCCAGGCCAGTGGAATTTCTGTATTTTCATCAAAATTATCGGTAGAAGAAGAATACTTATCACAGTCTACACCAAATACCAGATCGTTACCGGAAACTGTTTTCATGGTACCCGGTACATCTTCCCATTTTTGAGTTTCCGTACCGTTTATGTAGAAGACCATGTTGCCATCGCCAACCGTAACTGCAAGATGATACCATTGCTCGGTCTCAAGCGCAGGGTCGGTATCCTTGTCGTAAATGCCGTCTGTGGTAGCGGCGGTGAAAAAGGCTTTATTGGCCGATTGTAGCTGGAATTTGTAGCCATTCCAGGAGTGCAGGCCTATAAAGCGGTTGTTTTCAAGCACTTCGCTTGCGTATACCCAAAGGGCAATGGTCATTTGATCCGGGTTAATGGCCGGGTTGTAAGGCACTTTAATGCGGCTTCCTTCGTTAAAATAAAGGGCCTGGCCTTCATCACCGTAGCGGTCTGTTGTCCATTCGGGTTTGCCTCCATTCCAGCCGTCGGGGGCTTCAAGCAATTCGCCGTCAAGCCCGTTCTCTGAATAATCCTTGGCAGTAGAACCACTTCCTTCATCAAAAGTCCAGTGCCCTGAAAGAGCATCCGGAGCAATAGGTGTTATCTCTTTACTGAGATAATCCTCAATAGCTTTTTCGAGGGCAACAGTTGCATTATCTACTTCTGATTGTGTAGCATCTTCATTGTCATAAACTACCTGGGCATTTTCCAGGGTATTCTTCAGCTCATCTTTGGCACCGCGCTGGTACTGCCCTTCTGCAGTTCCTTCGGTGGTGTTGTCAAGCAAAGTTTGGGCTGAGTCAATCATTTGTTTAAGATTTTCCTTGTCTACAGTTACTTCTTCAGTTTGATCTTCAGAACAACTAATAGAGACAGCAAACATTCCAACAATTAGTGCAAGAATGATTGCGCGTGTGTTTAATTTAAATAATTCCATAATAATATGATTTTAGGGGTTTGAAAATTTATAAAGCATTATTTGCATCACGTTCACTTTGTGGTATTGGGAAATAGCGATCTTCAGCATATATGAAGCCTTTATTTGAAAGAGCAGCCTCAGCAGCTTCTGCTCCGTAGCGCATAAGATCAAAGTATCGGTGAAATTCCATCGCCAGTTCAACCCGCCTTTCATGCCTGATGACATCCCTGAGAGTTTGCTGGTTGGTAACGGTTATATCGGATAAAAGTCCCTGGGGTACACTGCCGTATCCCGACAAGGTGTTGTCGTATAGATAACATTCCCTTGCTCTTTTTCTTATTTTATTCAAAGGCTCAAGTGCATCAGCAGATCGATCTTCTTCATTAAGTGCCTCGGCTTTCATCAAGAGTATCTCGGCATAGCGCATGTAGGTGTAATTCAGACCTGCATCTCCTTTGGTTCCGGCGCTCACCTCTTCAAGGGGCTGAGCATGCTTTTTGGTCAAAAAACCCGTAGGTGACCACGCCGGGTCAAAATCCTCGCCATTGAGCCATTGACCACCCTCCCTTCCGATTGAATAATCCAGCCGAGGATCTGCAATCCCTTCATTGGTCACCTCGTATGCATTAACGAGGTCTTCTGTTGGAGTATTAAAATAATATCCGTTTTCTTTCTTTGGGCTGAACCATTGGTTGAGATAGCTTCCCTCATAAGGAGTTTCTCCTTTATTGTGCTGAAATTCAATTATGGACTCATCATTGTTATCATAGGCCAATTCAAAATTGTGACGGTAAACGTCAAGTAATTCATACACCTTCAGGTCCTGAACCTGATTGGTTGTTGTAATAACCTTCTGCCATTTCTCCTGAAACATGTAGACTTTGGCCAGTAAGCCCAGGGCAGCCCCTTGGGTAGCACGTCCCTTTTCCGTACCGCCGTACTGTTTGGGCAACACTTTGGCTGCGTCCTCCAGGTCCTTTTCTATTTGGGAATAAATTTCCTCCACATCTGAAAGGGGTACATGAAGGGCTTCGGAGGTAAGTGCTGGTTTGGTCTTCAGGGGAATGCCCCCATAGATATTGACAAGATGGAAGTAATAATAGGCCCGTAGAAATTTGGCCTCGCCTACAAGGCGATTGCGAAGATCATCGTTCATATTTATTTTTGGCACGTTCAGAATCACTTGGTTGGCGCGGGTTATGCCTTCGTAATAATGTTGCCAGATGAATTCCACAAAGCCGTTGTCAGGAGTCACGCTGAAATTGTCAATAAACTCAATTTCACTCTGATCTCCCGGATTACCACCTTTTATGGCGTCATCGGAGGCTACATCGCCAAATACCCATAGGCAGTTGTTTATTTCCCGGAAAGAAGCGGGGACATAAGTGGTATTCACCGCAGTAATGGCCTGCTCAGGCGTTTCGTAAAATGTCTTGCTGGAATATACGCCCTGCAAATCTTCGTCCAGGAAATCTTCGCAGGATATAAAAACAGGAAGAAGGACAAGTGCTATAAGTATTTGTTTGATTTTACGCATAATGTCTGATTTAAAATGTAATTTGCAAACCTATATTGTACCCTATGGCCGAGGGGTAAGTTGCCCAGTCGATATTGGCAGCCCGGTCGCCCTCACCTTCTGAATTGTCGCTAACCGTCATTTCGGGATCAAGACCGGGGTAATCCGTAATAGTAAATAAATTCTTGCCTGAAAGATAGATGCGTGCTTTCTGCATCGAGAGCTTTTTAAGCAGCGATTCTGAGAGACTGTATCCAATTTGTAAGGATTTCAGTCTGGTATAAGAACCATCTTCCAAAAAGCGGGTGGATGGCCTGGTGTTATTGGCCTTGGCATCCCAGGAAGCACGGGGCTGGGTATTGCTTGTTCCTTCTCCTGTCCAGCGGTTATTGTAATAGCGCATGGTTAGGTTGAAGGGACGGTAGAAGCCCTCGATGTCGGTAGCTACCTGGTAATAAATTTCCTGACCATAAGCACCCTGAATGAAAACCTGGATATCAAAATTCCTGTATTTAGCTTGCAGGTTAAGTCCGGCTGTATAATCCGGAATACCACTTCCAACATGAGTACGGTCATCCGCATTGATTACCCCGTCGCCGTTCTGATCCTTGTACATAACATCTCCAGGCTTAATATCCTCACCCTGATAAGCATGGGTAATGATGTCGGATTCATTTTGGTAAATGCCAATCATTTCATACAAATAAAACGAGCCAATGGGATACCCTTCTTCGGTTTTAGTGGCATAAACGCCATTATCAATACGCCCGCTTAAAATCGGTGATTTAAGTTTGGTTACTTCGTTGTTCAGGAATGCAAAATTTCCGGATATCCTGTAGAAAAAGTCACCGATTTTATTTTTATAACCTGTCTGCAGTTCCAACCCGGTATTTTTCACCTGGCCGCTGTTAACCCAGGCAGGATCTGCATATCCGGCTGAAGTGGGTATAGACTCCCTGGTAAGCATGTCTTTTGTGTACTTTTGGTAATAATTCACCGTTAAGTCGATGCGGTTATCGAATAGTAAAATATCGGTTCCAATATCATATTGATTACTTGTTTCCCAATGCACATCATCATTTCCAAGAACCGTCATCGCATAACCATTTTGCGAGACACCTCCAAAAGAATAATTGAACCCCGGGTTGATCTGGTCGGAATAAGCGTAGTAGCCAATATTTTGATTTCCAATAAAGCCTATTCCTCCCCTGATTTTCAATTGCGATATAAATTCTGCATCTTTCAGGAAGTTTTCCTTATCGAGGCGCCAGCCAATGGATGAAGAGTAAAACGTACCCCATCTTTTACCTTCAGCCAGTCTGGAAGAGCCATCCTCCCGTATGGTTGCTGAAAGAAGGTATTTACCGTTGTAGTTATAGTCGGCGCGTGCAAAAAACGAAAGCAAAGCGCTGCCAAATTTATCTTCGGAGGTACCAATACTTCCCTGACCATTACCTAAGTAAACCACATCCGGATCCTGGTCTTTAAAATCATGCTCAGTAGTGGACTTGTTATACCAGGATTCTTTAATTGCCTCGGATCCTACCGTAGCGGTAATGTTGTGATTATCACCTATCGTGATGCTATAATTGAGCACGTTGTTCCAGGTCCAGCTGTTGAACTGCTCATCAGCGGCGGTTAGCGAATTCGGGTTGTTTATACGGTTATTGGTACCCCAGGTTTTATTAAATCTGCGACGGTTACTTGTGCTGTAATCTATTCCCAGGCGGGAGGTATACGTAAAATTTTCCCAGAAGGATAACTTTGTGAATACATTCCCAAACAAGCGGTAAGTATGCCTGATATTCGAAAAATTTTCAAGCAATCCCACGGGGTTGTATCCATCCCCAAAAAATTCGGGATGCTCTGGTAAGTCCACAAAATTCCCCTCTTCATCGTAAACCGGTATGGCCGGTGTACGGAAGAACGCGTAACGTACTGAGCTGCCTCCGTTACCACCATAGCCGTCCCCTGAGGCGCCCTGAATATTTTTCGTTCCTGCCGATGCATTGATGTTGGTACCGATTTCAAGGCCGCTTAACGGCTTGGAAGTAACGCTTAATTTGCCGGCAAAGCGCTCATAACCGCTGTTTAAAAGTATTCCTTCCTGATTGAAATAATTGCCGGAAACTACGTATTGGGTTTTTTGATCCCCTCCGTTTACGCTCAGGTGATATTTTTGCTGAAGGGCATTACGAAAAATACGGTCGAGATGGTTAATATCCGGCAACGATTGTGCAAGCTCGTCACTAATCAGGTTTCTTTTCAGTAAATCCATTTCCACGTCGGCATTGTCGTTACGTGCCGCTTCGTTATAAACTTCAATGTACTGGTCTTTATTCGTCATGTCCGTTAGCGGGCCATGCATCTGTACCCCGCTAAATAATTTAAATTCTATCTGTGCTTCTCCTTTATTTCCTTCTTTTGTAGTAATCAAAACCACCCCGTTATTGGCCCTTGAACCGTAAATAGCTGTAGAAGAAGCATCTTTCAGGATACTTATCGATTTGATATCGTCGGGGGATAGCGTACTAAGGGCATTCTTGGTTGGAATGCCGTCCACGATGTAAAGCGGTTCATTGTCGCTGTGAATCGAGCCGATACCCCGAATACGGACATCCACCTCACCTCCGGGATGGCCTGTGGCCTGTGATACACGCACGCCGGAAGCCAGACCCTGCAAGCCCTCATCTATCCTATCTACCTGTAACTGTCCAAAGTCTTCCATGTTGACTGAAGAAACAGAACCTGTCAGATCGGCCTTTTTTTTCGTTCCATAGCCAACAACCACAAGTTCTTCCAGTTGTTGAACACTCTCCTCCATGACGATATCAAAATACCTCTTGTCGCCAATGGTGATTTCCTGTGTTTTATATCCTACAAAAGATACCACAAATATATTTACCCCTTCTGGTTTTTCAGGGAGCTCAAAATTTCCATTTAAATCTGTACTCGTGCCTTTTTGGGTACCCTTGTATATAACATTCACTCCAGGCAATGGTTTGCCTGCCTCGTCTTTAACGGTGCCTTTAATCGGCCCTGACTGCCCCCAGGTGTTAAAACAGATCAACAATAAAAGAAGGCCCGTTAATAAACTTTTAACTTTAATATTCAAATGGTTTGTAATCCGTTTTAAGGTAAACATGTGTATAAAATTGAAGATTGAGGGTTAATAATTCTTTTTCTCAGGATCAGGTATGTCTTGTTAGTTCCAATTATAAGAGCACCTGCAGACATACTAAGTCTGAAAATCCCGAAAGAAATAGGCTCCCTTTTGTTTTTTTAATCTACTAAATAAAAAATTACATCATTTTTTTAATTGTTAAGCCAAACACGGCTACGAAAATTTTGTCCTTTTTATCCACTGAAATCGTCTCCGTTCAAATAAACAATTTCTTTTGTTTTTATATTAACAACAATACATAAACACATTTAATTATTAATATGTTCGCAGCCAGATTACTGCTGAACTATATCTGGGTTTTACATACAAGATAATTCATATCTCTTTTCATTGTGTTTACAATAGTACATTATGTGTATAGTATATTGCATGTTTGAAATTCTCTGATGTGAAAGAGGTAAAAGAGAACAAATACCATTGCGTCTTCTTGTGCATTTAAGAGGATGCTAAAACCTAAACTTATGGATGGTGGATAATGATTTTATAAGTTTGGCTGAATTGTTCGGTTTTTAGATTTAATAAATACAATCCCGAGGGGAAAATGGCAGTATCCAGCAGTATATGCTCACCTGATTTCCAGTGTCCGGTTTGTATAACCCTGCCTTCTATGGTAATTACTGAATAAAACAAAGGGGCTAATGTAGGAATATTTGCAGATATATGAAGGATTTTATCCGCTGGCTGGGGATAAATGCTTATTTTGGGTTCCTGCAAAGGACCTTTTTGTACAGAAGTAATTTCATTATTGTAAATGGTTTTAATGGCGGAAGGAGGTAATGCGTGATCATAAACCACGATCTCATCCAGGTAACCATGAAAATGGTAATCCTGGTCCGGGCGGGCTTTGCCGATGGTCATATCCAGAGTACTGGGATTCAAAGCGCCGCTAAATGCTGTAAAGTTGTTTAGCCTTCCGTTCAAGTATAATTCCATCTCTTCACCTGTATACACTGCAGTAAAATGATGCCATTGCTCTTTTTCCAAAGGTGTTTCCATATCCAGGTCCAATATCCCATTTGTTGTATTGATGGTACTGCGGAGGTATGGGGGGTTGTAAGATATTTTCCAGCGATTTTCCCAACTTCCATGCGAAACGAGATAGGTTTCATTGTATTCCTGTTGCAAGGGATAAAACCAACCTGCCACAGTCAGTTCTTCACTGAATTTCAAGGAGGAATCATTGGTTATGCGGATATAGGATGATGTACCGTTCAGGCTTGCTGCCGCTTGAGGGTTCCCAAGACTATCAGCAACCAGGGTAATACTGTTTGCTGTTGTTTCCTGCTGATACTGGCTGTGATCGCGGGTATCTCCATTAAAAGGAAGTAAGAGTACGGGCTCACCCATTTCCATATCGCTTAACCGGCGTACCATTACCAACAGGCTATCGGTGGTACTGCCATCCACATCAGAAACAGTGCAGCTTAAAGTATAATTGCCTTCCTGTTCTGGTGCCTGCCAGTTAGCAGTGCTTCCATCGCTTGTCAACTGGCCGTGTTCACTTTCCCAGTGAAAAGAAAGCACATCCCCGTTTTTTTCAAATACGTTGCAAACCAATGAAGTGGTTCCGCCCAAATCCATTTTACGCGGATCAGCACGGATACTTTTGATTTCAGGGATATACGGAATTTTTTCGAGCACTTCCAACTCAAGCCAGGCGGTATCAGATTTACCATTAGCCGTTACTACACAGCGGTAATTGATGTTTACGGCTTCATCCGGCGCTTTGTCAGCAAGTATGGAATTTCCCTGAATTTCATTTCCATCTCGTTGCCAGCTATAAGTTAGCGAGTGCCCTTCAGGATCAGTTGCAGTGCAGTACAAATAAAGGGAATCGTTTTTTTCCACAGGATTTTTCAGAGCTTTCAGGGCTTTTATCCGGGGCGGCCGGTCGTTGATTTCTTCGCCGTTTGCAAAATCAATGCATATATTGTTAACGAATGTTTTTGTGCCCTTTTGTTTCAATTCGGCATCCGGCGGCAAATATACCAGCATCCGTGCCTTCCCCGCAGGAATACTGAGGGAGGTTTCCCCTGAAACATCATTAAGAATGATTTGATTTTCAAGGGCATCATAAACATCTACAATGCTATCTGTAACAATGGTAATGCTCGTATCTTGCTGATACGGATTCCGTATCAGGCAGGCAGGGAAGGAACGTGAATAGAAATCCGTACTGGTTAAGTTTATCCGCAGAATGTGCTCTACATCTGTTTTTTCCACTAAACTACCGAGATAACCTACATGAGATGAACTGTAAAGGGAGAGGTTGGTGGGAGCCCATCCGCCATTCACTGCGTCGCCTGTAGCTACGGGGCTTTTACCGTTCAGGCTCTCCCGCATCGACTCGTGTGCGATGCAGCTATCCTGGGTGTTAGTAAGGACCCATTCTTCGTTATCCTGATGGTCAGCAGGTAAAAAACCCGGGTAAAAATAGGCAGAAGCATTAGTCAGGTTGAGCATCCATTTGGCAATAGCATTGGCATACTGTTCCTGGTAACGTACCATCGGCACTAATGCTGCTGCTTGCTGAATGCCGTTCATCAGGAAAGCATAGTCATTTCCTTCGTCGTAAGCTTCGCCTCTTAGTCCGGAACATTCGTAGTTGCCCCATTGGCCAATGATAATGCCCCAGCCTCTGAGACTTCCCTGGTTAAAACACCAGTTTACCATTTTATCCACATCATAGTTGGTGCCTGCTTCTGCATTCATACGTGCTGCGGTATATGTACCATAAGCAAATTGCAGTTCATAAACCGGATTTTGCTCTCGGTTGTTCAAAAATTCAAACGCCCATTCGGCTCCGGTCAAGTATTTTTTATTGCCTGTTTCCATATAGGCATGATAAAGAATCCACGCAATTGCTCCTGAGGCAGCAGGTTGCTTTACCCCACTTTCCAGCGGCGCCATTTGTTTAAAATCCCAGGCGCGGTAGTTCATATAAGGTACCTGCCAGGGAGTAGCGTTTGCACCCATGGCCTTTACCGCTTCAAGCCAACGGTCGGCAACTTTGGTGAACTGTTCAGCAAAATGCCCGGTTTCGGGATAAAGATCGTTCAACTGGTAAAAGAAAACATTGGGCATGGTTTCGTACCACCAATCGTTGCCGCTGCTTCCGGAGTATTGATTCAAATAGATATTTTCTCCGTTGGCCCGGTTGAAGAAATCCCCGGCCATGAGCACCCAATTCTGACCGAATTGATCTGATTTGTCAATACCGTTGAGCGAGGCCCCTATCAGTGCAGGCAAGTAATTGATCGCTTCTGCAACTTCCTGCGGATTTTGTCCAACATAAGAGGCAATACCAA contains these protein-coding regions:
- a CDS encoding FIVAR domain-containing protein, giving the protein MELFKLNTRAIILALIVGMFAVSISCSEDQTEEVTVDKENLKQMIDSAQTLLDNTTEGTAEGQYQRGAKDELKNTLENAQVVYDNEDATQSEVDNATVALEKAIEDYLSKEITPIAPDALSGHWTFDEGSGSTAKDYSENGLDGELLEAPDGWNGGKPEWTTDRYGDEGQALYFNEGSRIKVPYNPAINPDQMTIALWVYASEVLENNRFIGLHSWNGYKFQLQSANKAFFTAATTDGIYDKDTDPALETEQWYHLAVTVGDGNMVFYINGTETQKWEDVPGTMKTVSGNDLVFGVDCDKYSSSTDNFDENTEIPLAWGGYLHGKLDEIRFYNTILTESQISSIYDQEKPE
- a CDS encoding RagB/SusD family nutrient uptake outer membrane protein yields the protein MKQILIALVLLPVFISCEDFLDEDLQGVYSSKTFYETPEQAITAVNTTYVPASFREINNCLWVFGDVASDDAIKGGNPGDQSEIEFIDNFSVTPDNGFVEFIWQHYYEGITRANQVILNVPKINMNDDLRNRLVGEAKFLRAYYYFHLVNIYGGIPLKTKPALTSEALHVPLSDVEEIYSQIEKDLEDAAKVLPKQYGGTEKGRATQGAALGLLAKVYMFQEKWQKVITTTNQVQDLKVYELLDVYRHNFELAYDNNDESIIEFQHNKGETPYEGSYLNQWFSPKKENGYYFNTPTEDLVNAYEVTNEGIADPRLDYSIGREGGQWLNGEDFDPAWSPTGFLTKKHAQPLEEVSAGTKGDAGLNYTYMRYAEILLMKAEALNEEDRSADALEPLNKIRKRARECYLYDNTLSGYGSVPQGLLSDITVTNQQTLRDVIRHERRVELAMEFHRYFDLMRYGAEAAEAALSNKGFIYAEDRYFPIPQSERDANNAL
- a CDS encoding TonB-dependent receptor, producing the protein MNIKVKSLLTGLLLLLICFNTWGQSGPIKGTVKDEAGKPLPGVNVIYKGTQKGTSTDLNGNFELPEKPEGVNIFVVSFVGYKTQEITIGDKRYFDIVMEESVQQLEELVVVGYGTKKKADLTGSVSSVNMEDFGQLQVDRIDEGLQGLASGVRVSQATGHPGGEVDVRIRGIGSIHSDNEPLYIVDGIPTKNALSTLSPDDIKSISILKDASSTAIYGSRANNGVVLITTKEGNKGEAQIEFKLFSGVQMHGPLTDMTNKDQYIEVYNEAARNDNADVEMDLLKRNLISDELAQSLPDINHLDRIFRNALQQKYHLSVNGGDQKTQYVVSGNYFNQEGILLNSGYERFAGKLSVTSKPLSGLEIGTNINASAGTKNIQGASGDGYGGNGGSSVRYAFFRTPAIPVYDEEGNFVDLPEHPEFFGDGYNPVGLLENFSNIRHTYRLFGNVFTKLSFWENFTYTSRLGIDYSTSNRRRFNKTWGTNNRINNPNSLTAADEQFNSWTWNNVLNYSITIGDNHNITATVGSEAIKESWYNKSTTEHDFKDQDPDVVYLGNGQGSIGTSEDKFGSALLSFFARADYNYNGKYLLSATIREDGSSRLAEGKRWGTFYSSSIGWRLDKENFLKDAEFISQLKIRGGIGFIGNQNIGYYAYSDQINPGFNYSFGGVSQNGYAMTVLGNDDVHWETSNQYDIGTDILLFDNRIDLTVNYYQKYTKDMLTRESIPTSAGYADPAWVNSGQVKNTGLELQTGYKNKIGDFFYRISGNFAFLNNEVTKLKSPILSGRIDNGVYATKTEEGYPIGSFYLYEMIGIYQNESDIITHAYQGEDIKPGDVMYKDQNGDGVINADDRTHVGSGIPDYTAGLNLQAKYRNFDIQVFIQGAYGQEIYYQVATDIEGFYRPFNLTMRYYNNRWTGEGTSNTQPRASWDAKANNTRPSTRFLEDGSYTRLKSLQIGYSLSESLLKKLSMQKARIYLSGKNLFTITDYPGLDPEMTVSDNSEGEGDRAANIDWATYPSAIGYNIGLQITF
- a CDS encoding T9SS type A sorting domain-containing protein, giving the protein MKTVYLIATILLMPILIEAQQIIPDRIGQMPDRPEPYNIRNWSKVAHSYDSLVFDTSLTGEYLPLTVIDESGINYDHPHIGIASYVGQNPQEVAEAINYLPALIGASLNGIDKSDQFGQNWVLMAGDFFNRANGENIYLNQYSGSSGNDWWYETMPNVFFYQLNDLYPETGHFAEQFTKVADRWLEAVKAMGANATPWQVPYMNYRAWDFKQMAPLESGVKQPAASGAIAWILYHAYMETGNKKYLTGAEWAFEFLNNREQNPVYELQFAYGTYTAARMNAEAGTNYDVDKMVNWCFNQGSLRGWGIIIGQWGNYECSGLRGEAYDEGNDYAFLMNGIQQAAALVPMVRYQEQYANAIAKWMLNLTNASAYFYPGFLPADHQDNEEWVLTNTQDSCIAHESMRESLNGKSPVATGDAVNGGWAPTNLSLYSSSHVGYLGSLVEKTDVEHILRINLTSTDFYSRSFPACLIRNPYQQDTSITIVTDSIVDVYDALENQIILNDVSGETSLSIPAGKARMLVYLPPDAELKQKGTKTFVNNICIDFANGEEINDRPPRIKALKALKNPVEKNDSLYLYCTATDPEGHSLTYSWQRDGNEIQGNSILADKAPDEAVNINYRCVVTANGKSDTAWLELEVLEKIPYIPEIKSIRADPRKMDLGGTTSLVCNVFEKNGDVLSFHWESEHGQLTSDGSTANWQAPEQEGNYTLSCTVSDVDGSTTDSLLVMVRRLSDMEMGEPVLLLPFNGDTRDHSQYQQETTANSITLVADSLGNPQAAASLNGTSSYIRITNDSSLKFSEELTVAGWFYPLQQEYNETYLVSHGSWENRWKISYNPPYLRSTINTTNGILDLDMETPLEKEQWHHFTAVYTGEEMELYLNGRLNNFTAFSGALNPSTLDMTIGKARPDQDYHFHGYLDEIVVYDHALPPSAIKTIYNNEITSVQKGPLQEPKISIYPQPADKILHISANIPTLAPLFYSVITIEGRVIQTGHWKSGEHILLDTAIFPSGLYLLNLKTEQFSQTYKIIIHHP